The window CTCATGGTTGTACCGGATCAGGCCAGCGGCAATGCATCAGCCCTTCGTACAAATTGATAATGGCGCGATGACCAATCAGTTTGATCAGGTACCATCGACACCCAATCAATTACGCTGGGATCCGTTGCCGATGCCGGATAAAGCAATTGATTTTATTGACTCGTGGATGACGATGGCGGGGAATGGCTCAGCGGACGCACAAAGCGGTTGTGCTATCCATTTGTACGCGGCGAATCTCGATATGAGTGATCGGTTTTTTTATGATGCTGATGCAGAGTTACTGATTATTCCGCAACAAGGTCGTTTGCACATTAAAACTGAACTCGGCGTCATCGATATTGAACCACAAGAAATCGCTGTCATCCCGCGTGGTATCCGGTTTCAAATCACGCTGCCGGAAGGTGCCGCGCGTGGCTTTGTTTGCGAGAACTTTGGCGCCACGTTTAAGCTACCGGATCTGGGCGTAATAGGCTCCAACGGCCTGGCAAACCCACGCGACTTTATGACTCCGCATGCGAGCTATGAAGACCGCGAAGGTGATTTTGAATTGCTGGCTAAGTTTAGTGGCAATTTGTGGTCTGCCAAAATCGGCCATTCGCCGCTGGATGTCGTTGCATGGCATGGTAATTTTGCGCCCTACAAATATGACTTGCGGCACTTTAATACCATCGGCTCTATCAGTTATGACCATCCCGATCCGTCGATTTTTTTAGTCTTGCAATCTGCCAGTGATACACCGGGCGTTGATACGATCGACTTTGTGATCTTTCCACCGCGCTGGCTAGCAGCAGAAAATACCTTCCGCCCGCCCTGGTTCCATCGTAATATCGCCAGCGAATTTATGGGCTTAATCCACGGCCAGTATGATGCTAAATCCGCAGGGTTCAGACCCGGTGGCGCTAGCTTGCATAATTGTATGAGTGGTCATGGCCCGGATGCTGGTACGTTTGACAAAG of the Undibacterium sp. 5I1 genome contains:
- the hmgA gene encoding homogentisate 1,2-dioxygenase, which gives rise to MPHIKEHSADSAYSSVQRSYQTGFANEFATEALPGALPKNQNSPQQCAYGLYAEQISGTAFTAPRHSNRRSWLYRIRPAAMHQPFVQIDNGAMTNQFDQVPSTPNQLRWDPLPMPDKAIDFIDSWMTMAGNGSADAQSGCAIHLYAANLDMSDRFFYDADAELLIIPQQGRLHIKTELGVIDIEPQEIAVIPRGIRFQITLPEGAARGFVCENFGATFKLPDLGVIGSNGLANPRDFMTPHASYEDREGDFELLAKFSGNLWSAKIGHSPLDVVAWHGNFAPYKYDLRHFNTIGSISYDHPDPSIFLVLQSASDTPGVDTIDFVIFPPRWLAAENTFRPPWFHRNIASEFMGLIHGQYDAKSAGFRPGGASLHNCMSGHGPDAGTFDKASKADTSAPHKIADTMAFMIETRTIIKPTRAAMTSPQLQADYYQCWMGIKKNFNPNQA